A window of Desulfuromonadales bacterium genomic DNA:
GAGGCTTATCGATGTTGGATCTGATCCGGAAAAAGCAGAAATCGATTATCATCAAGGTAGTTTTCTGGGCCATCATTGCCACTTTCGTCGGGACGATATTTCTCGTCTGGGGCAAGGGGTCCGACGGCGACCAGCAGGATTCGACCGTGGCAGTCACCGTGAACAAGACCCGGGTCGGCTTCGATGCGTACCAGTCTGCTTACAACAATCTCTACCGACTCTACCAGAACGTCTACCGGGAGCAGTTCACCCCCGAACTGGAGAAACAGCTGCGTCTGCAACAGC
This region includes:
- a CDS encoding SurA N-terminal domain-containing protein, yielding MLDLIRKKQKSIIIKVVFWAIIATFVGTIFLVWGKGSDGDQQDSTVAVTVNKTRVGFDAYQSAYNNLYRLYQNVYREQFTPELEKQLRLQQQALDSLIEQTLLIEEAERMDLSVTQKELVAAIAAVPAFQENGAFSKERYLQVLN